A window from Exiguobacterium marinum DSM 16307 encodes these proteins:
- a CDS encoding nuclear transport factor 2 family protein, producing the protein METLNMKQLSDDRSAHQVAGDLDAMRALMHDSFRYVDSSGRQFDKETFLDQYVDPTAIQWIAQETVTFDETVRGDLAVVQLLLEEKFILGTNAYEGRFWMLHLYTKEDGVWLWQGGQATMINEG; encoded by the coding sequence ATGGAGACACTCAACATGAAACAACTTTCTGACGACCGGTCGGCCCATCAAGTGGCCGGCGATCTCGACGCGATGCGGGCGCTCATGCACGACTCGTTCCGATATGTCGATTCGAGCGGGCGTCAGTTCGATAAAGAGACGTTCTTGGACCAGTACGTCGACCCGACGGCGATTCAATGGATCGCACAGGAGACGGTGACGTTCGACGAGACGGTACGCGGCGACCTCGCCGTCGTCCAACTCTTGCTCGAGGAGAAGTTCATCCTCGGCACGAACGCCTACGAAGGTCGCTTCTGGATGCTTCATCTTTATACGAAAGAAGATGGCGTCTGGTTATGGCAAGGCGGACAAGCGACGATGATCAACGAAGGATAA
- a CDS encoding C40 family peptidase yields the protein MLKRIFSLLLLFTFSWTLPAQAVGSDAMLRAGTTLYADPEESIVLLVTDEPQRVEIHNVTETHTSVTVDAQNGFVRNDALVHAVTRYIQTETDALDAAGNPVATLAIGTAVDVFDIEGDRLLTTDGTYVARDALGETPPETVTRYAKVGAVVLSAPDGDKIAELEPGQTLDGFVVGSMIRIETADGYGYVAFDTTSTRPIKTGTQFVLTTSPYTDATGKTIDSLVRGDKTSVYGTVGDMARLFKDGAYVYMKRDMLADKMPRYTKTGSRYALSAINIYQDTDKKQVVGSLKRSQLVSVYGTDDDFTRIFTRGQFLFVETKSLGTTKPAPLKTGQRYITKDTSIYARTVLSSKTSLSLKRGQLVSIYGTKGNYTRIFTKGNYYFIPTSVTSTKKPPRFESTGKRYSRYDEVEVYASTSVVKQVGSLKRGQVVETFGTSGYYTRIRLNGTYRYVATGYLAVSKPTAKPKAGTVFYTQFNGTPYFSADVAYGRPAGTLPRGTKLVGLRSIDADFWHVRLPSGKRVYVLNPYIAETKPKAIQPASVYTAAHYGTTKKTPFYANPNDTRPIGYLDAGRRIYPRGKSGDSYLIQYDWRPVYVKTKDVRIKQDALLKKRDTSQKERLINAAVKHLGTPYTWGSQSPLNGGFDCSGLIHYATNQAGKVGGRTNVSGYWYSGHFKNKRTGVTNGRRGDIIFFAGTYKSGPSHIGIMLDDEFFIHAGGEMLQINSVHDPMWRPYFLGYKSL from the coding sequence ATGTTGAAACGAATCTTCAGTTTGCTCTTACTCTTTACATTCTCTTGGACACTCCCCGCTCAAGCGGTCGGGTCAGATGCCATGCTTCGTGCCGGCACGACCCTCTATGCCGACCCGGAGGAATCGATCGTCCTGCTCGTGACGGATGAGCCGCAACGAGTCGAGATCCATAACGTGACCGAGACGCATACGTCAGTCACGGTCGACGCGCAAAACGGATTCGTCCGAAATGACGCCTTGGTGCACGCCGTCACACGTTACATCCAAACAGAAACTGATGCGCTCGATGCTGCCGGCAATCCGGTCGCGACACTCGCCATCGGGACAGCGGTCGACGTCTTCGACATCGAAGGTGATCGTCTTCTCACGACGGACGGGACGTATGTCGCCCGTGACGCACTCGGCGAGACGCCACCAGAGACGGTGACCCGTTACGCCAAAGTGGGTGCGGTCGTCTTGTCTGCGCCAGACGGGGACAAAATCGCCGAGCTCGAACCCGGGCAGACGCTCGACGGTTTTGTCGTCGGTTCGATGATTCGCATCGAGACGGCGGACGGCTACGGCTATGTCGCCTTTGATACGACGAGCACACGTCCGATCAAGACGGGCACCCAGTTCGTCTTGACGACATCTCCTTACACCGATGCGACCGGAAAGACGATTGACTCCCTCGTCCGCGGTGACAAGACGAGCGTATACGGCACCGTCGGAGACATGGCCCGCCTCTTCAAGGACGGGGCTTACGTCTATATGAAGCGCGACATGCTCGCGGACAAGATGCCACGCTACACGAAGACGGGTAGCCGCTATGCGCTCAGCGCGATCAACATCTATCAAGATACGGACAAGAAACAAGTCGTCGGGTCGCTGAAACGAAGTCAGCTCGTCAGCGTCTACGGGACGGACGATGACTTCACACGCATCTTTACGCGCGGTCAGTTCCTGTTCGTCGAGACGAAATCGCTCGGCACGACGAAACCGGCACCGCTGAAGACGGGACAACGGTATATCACGAAAGATACGTCGATTTATGCCCGAACGGTCCTGTCGTCGAAGACGTCCCTCAGCCTGAAGCGCGGACAACTCGTCAGCATTTACGGGACGAAGGGCAACTATACCCGCATCTTCACGAAAGGCAACTACTACTTCATCCCGACGAGCGTGACGAGTACAAAAAAACCGCCTCGCTTCGAGTCGACGGGGAAGCGATACAGTCGCTATGATGAGGTCGAAGTATACGCCTCGACGTCTGTCGTGAAACAAGTCGGTTCCTTGAAACGTGGGCAAGTCGTCGAAACGTTCGGGACGAGTGGGTATTACACACGCATCCGTCTGAACGGGACGTATCGTTACGTCGCGACCGGCTACCTTGCCGTCTCGAAACCGACCGCGAAACCAAAGGCGGGCACGGTCTTCTATACGCAATTCAACGGGACGCCGTACTTCTCGGCTGACGTCGCGTATGGTCGTCCGGCCGGCACATTGCCGCGTGGGACGAAACTCGTCGGACTTCGCTCGATCGATGCCGATTTCTGGCACGTCCGTCTTCCGTCCGGGAAACGCGTCTACGTGTTGAACCCGTATATCGCCGAGACGAAACCGAAGGCGATCCAGCCGGCGAGCGTCTATACGGCCGCCCACTACGGGACGACGAAAAAGACACCGTTCTATGCCAACCCGAACGACACGCGTCCGATCGGGTATCTCGATGCCGGACGTCGCATCTACCCACGTGGGAAGAGTGGCGACTCGTATCTCATCCAGTACGACTGGCGCCCCGTCTACGTCAAGACAAAAGACGTCCGCATCAAACAGGATGCCTTGTTGAAGAAACGCGACACCTCGCAAAAAGAGCGTCTGATCAACGCAGCCGTGAAACATCTCGGGACACCATACACATGGGGCTCGCAGTCACCGCTGAACGGTGGGTTCGACTGTTCCGGTCTCATCCATTATGCGACGAACCAGGCCGGTAAAGTCGGCGGTCGCACGAACGTGTCGGGCTATTGGTATAGCGGACACTTCAAGAACAAACGGACGGGCGTCACGAATGGTCGTCGCGGGGATATCATCTTCTTCGCCGGCACGTACAAATCCGGTCCGTCCCATATCGGCATCATGCTCGATGACGAGTTCTTCATCCATGCCGGGGGCGAGATGCTTCAAATCAACTCGGTGCACGACCCGATGTGGCGTCCGTACTTCCTCGGGTACAAATCGTTATAA